In Streptomyces sp. TS71-3, the following proteins share a genomic window:
- a CDS encoding transcriptional regulator — protein sequence MPLHELEQAAAYAREDAQAPLPGVAATLADLLPDGDALEPLAAPCGRRIGTTTVDGLAARVHGLRLADDVLSGGDLITPAFRELRAAVRLYRESEHSEDTGRGVLVQIGELGQIVGWIASDAGRGEDAERAYRLGISAAWQAGDAVLVAQLAGSLGYHLSNSGREREGLELAKAAVAEAGPDAPAATRALFLDRVAWAYTRARESQPALRALGQAHAALDSMDGAPAQAWAYWVNREELEVMDARVFTELRRPLRAVPLLQDVLGRYDATHAREVALYRSWLAVALADANEPEQAAEEARRVIEASGDLSSERTAERARVVLRRLEECDHVPEVGEVLTDHGHLLLA from the coding sequence GTGCCGCTGCACGAGCTGGAGCAGGCCGCCGCGTACGCCCGGGAGGACGCCCAAGCCCCCCTTCCCGGGGTCGCGGCCACCCTGGCGGACCTGCTGCCCGACGGCGACGCACTGGAGCCTCTGGCAGCTCCCTGCGGCCGTCGGATCGGCACCACCACAGTGGATGGCCTGGCGGCCCGCGTGCACGGCCTCCGGCTTGCGGACGACGTACTGTCGGGCGGGGACCTGATCACCCCCGCCTTTCGTGAACTGCGCGCCGCCGTCCGGCTGTACCGCGAGTCCGAGCACTCCGAGGACACCGGGCGCGGGGTGCTGGTGCAGATCGGAGAACTGGGGCAGATCGTCGGGTGGATCGCCTCGGATGCCGGGCGCGGTGAGGACGCGGAGCGCGCCTACCGGCTCGGCATCTCCGCCGCCTGGCAGGCCGGTGATGCCGTGCTGGTGGCACAGCTCGCGGGCAGCCTCGGCTACCACCTGTCGAACAGCGGCCGGGAGCGGGAGGGCCTGGAGTTGGCGAAGGCGGCCGTGGCGGAAGCCGGACCGGATGCTCCGGCCGCGACGCGCGCCCTGTTCCTGGATCGCGTGGCTTGGGCGTATACACGCGCCAGGGAGTCACAACCGGCCCTGCGGGCGCTCGGGCAGGCGCACGCTGCCCTGGACTCCATGGACGGCGCTCCGGCACAGGCGTGGGCGTACTGGGTGAACCGCGAGGAGCTGGAGGTCATGGACGCCCGGGTGTTCACCGAGCTGCGCCGCCCGCTGCGCGCGGTGCCACTGCTCCAAGACGTGCTGGGGCGCTACGACGCCACCCACGCCCGGGAGGTCGCCCTTTACCGGTCGTGGCTGGCGGTGGCTCTGGCCGACGCGAACGAGCCCGAGCAGGCCGCCGAAGAGGCCCGCCGGGTCATCGAAGCCTCCGGCGATCTGTCCTCGGAACGCACGGCGGAGCGCGCACGGGTCGTGCTCCGCCGCTTGGAGGAGTGCGACCACGTGCCGGAGGTAGGCGAGGTGCTGACCGACCACGGGCACCTGCTGCTCGCATGA
- a CDS encoding endo-1,3-alpha-glucanase family glycosylhydrolase — protein MTHEPDRPEAPDPAGPRRPARGRRRSRRPALALLLGAVLVAAAGIGLLWNTPGTPPPPGTGKGPGAAPGDGARGALPFDLPGTRQLRAGPHLVFAHYFPPFPLSLDDAPADRDYYTRNYLSVGGEGGKHAAYGGLLRDRPLPVAPSGGDYELTNMEREVRTARDAGIDGFSVDILTLSGPNWDRVRTLLRAAQAVDPGFKIMLMPDMAALDEGPEILADALATLAAAPAAFHLSDGRLVVSPFKAEAREAGWWKRVLDRLAARHGVRTALVPLFLDFRGHAEQFAPLSYGFSAWGNRSHTGQSGSAGNIDLAHRLGKRWIHSVAVQDARPNQGVYDEAGNTALLRTTWDDAIDDGADWVQLTTWNDYSESTHIAPSPHDGHAYLDLCSYYLTRFKTGRWPPIVRDTVYVTSRVQFAGNRKAARQRRLMEPRPGTATPRDTVEVLTFLTADATLDTTVGGVRQRDRVPAGVHPTLLPLRAGHSTATVTRGGHTTATVTTRYPVRTAVDVQDLQYYAVTSGRPAEAGHPG, from the coding sequence ATGACCCACGAGCCCGACCGCCCGGAGGCCCCGGACCCGGCCGGGCCCCGCCGCCCCGCGCGCGGCCGGCGCCGCTCGCGACGCCCGGCACTCGCACTGCTGCTGGGAGCCGTGCTGGTCGCCGCCGCAGGCATCGGGCTCCTGTGGAACACCCCCGGCACCCCGCCGCCGCCCGGCACGGGCAAGGGTCCCGGCGCCGCGCCAGGAGACGGGGCCCGCGGCGCGCTCCCGTTCGACCTGCCCGGCACGCGGCAGCTCCGCGCCGGCCCCCACCTCGTCTTCGCGCACTACTTCCCGCCGTTCCCGCTCTCCCTCGACGACGCGCCGGCGGACCGCGACTACTACACCCGCAACTACCTCAGCGTCGGCGGCGAGGGCGGCAAGCACGCGGCGTACGGCGGCCTGCTGCGGGACCGGCCGCTGCCCGTCGCGCCGTCCGGAGGCGACTACGAGCTCACCAACATGGAGCGGGAGGTGCGCACTGCGCGCGACGCCGGCATCGACGGCTTCAGCGTCGACATCCTCACGCTGTCGGGGCCCAACTGGGACCGGGTCCGCACCCTGCTGCGGGCCGCCCAGGCCGTGGACCCCGGCTTCAAGATCATGCTCATGCCGGACATGGCGGCCCTGGACGAGGGTCCGGAGATCCTGGCGGACGCGCTCGCGACGCTTGCCGCCGCCCCTGCGGCGTTCCACCTGTCCGACGGGCGCCTCGTCGTCTCCCCGTTCAAGGCCGAGGCGCGGGAGGCGGGCTGGTGGAAGCGCGTGCTCGACCGGCTGGCGGCGCGGCACGGCGTGCGCACGGCCCTCGTCCCGCTGTTCCTGGACTTCCGCGGCCACGCCGAGCAGTTCGCGCCGCTCAGCTACGGCTTCTCCGCGTGGGGCAACCGCAGCCACACCGGGCAGTCGGGCAGCGCCGGGAACATCGACCTCGCGCACCGGCTCGGCAAGCGCTGGATACACTCCGTCGCCGTCCAGGACGCCCGCCCCAACCAGGGCGTCTACGACGAGGCGGGCAACACCGCCCTGCTCCGCACCACCTGGGACGACGCCATCGACGACGGCGCCGACTGGGTCCAGCTCACCACCTGGAACGACTACTCCGAGTCCACCCACATCGCGCCCTCGCCGCACGACGGCCACGCGTACCTGGACCTGTGCTCGTACTACCTGACCCGGTTCAAGACCGGCCGGTGGCCCCCGATCGTCCGAGACACGGTCTACGTCACCTCGCGTGTCCAGTTCGCGGGCAACCGGAAGGCGGCCCGGCAGCGCAGGCTGATGGAGCCCCGCCCCGGCACCGCCACGCCTCGGGACACGGTCGAGGTGCTCACGTTCCTGACCGCCGACGCCACCCTGGACACCACGGTGGGCGGCGTCCGGCAGCGCGACCGGGTCCCCGCCGGCGTCCACCCGACCCTGCTGCCGCTGCGGGCCGGCCACAGCACGGCCACCGTCACCCGCGGCGGCCACACCACGGCGACCGTCACCACGCGCTACCCGGTGCGCACCGCCGTCGACGTCCAGGACCTCCAGTACTACGCGGTGACCAGCGGACGCCCCGCGGAGGCGGGCCACCCCGGCTGA
- a CDS encoding ExeM/NucH family extracellular endonuclease, whose protein sequence is MFVYGSQSAGTVTVGESVQVRGTVQEFAGETEISFPTVTKLSTPLPAVAADRIPWSDLGTDAQKEAHEGELMAPQGDFTVTDNYDTNFYGQVGLASGDQTLRQPTDAGPAGSAAAQQAVDHNADHAITLDDGASVTYSPTGPAAGDPLPWLTAGNPVSVGAKATFHEPVVLDYRNSLWSLQPTGRVSGAGTDTVSFSDMRTRNAKPAAVGGKVRLATFNVENYFPMTGARYTESGLGTCSYYDDRQGNHIAVDDCGASGPRGAADDASFQRQQQKIVTGINDLGAGIVSLEEVENSVRFGEDRDAALAGLVDALNAEAGAGTWAFAPSPAAADLPATADQDVIRTAFVYKPADVALVGPSHVLNDLSGPGQDFSIAREPLAQGFKATGAADSDAFLVVANHLKSKSNDAAGLYPGDKDTRPAYDQGCYNEMRTHQAQDMFAFTQAQAKALGTDKVFLVGDFNAYAHEDPMEYLYSQGYTDLGSAHDPNHWSYSYNGLEGSLDHIVASPAAKSMVTGATIWQINAQESVGFAYSRYNYSATPLFNAGDPFAASDHDPVVVGLDAGPAKAAARVDIKVTPNKVVAHRTRAVVHVTVRATGTTPTGTVTVTADGHTYRAPLVRGTANIKLPAFRDAGRHTVTVDYSGDAKVLAGTARATVTVARGYWAGQARWH, encoded by the coding sequence GTGTTCGTCTACGGGTCGCAGTCCGCCGGCACCGTGACCGTCGGTGAGAGCGTCCAGGTGCGCGGTACCGTCCAGGAGTTCGCGGGCGAGACCGAGATCAGCTTCCCGACCGTCACGAAGCTGTCCACGCCGCTGCCTGCCGTCGCCGCCGACCGGATCCCGTGGAGCGACCTCGGCACGGACGCGCAGAAGGAGGCGCACGAGGGCGAGCTCATGGCCCCCCAGGGCGACTTCACGGTGACGGACAACTACGACACCAACTTCTACGGCCAGGTAGGGCTGGCCTCCGGTGACCAGACGCTGCGCCAGCCGACGGACGCCGGCCCCGCCGGCAGTGCCGCCGCGCAGCAGGCCGTCGACCACAACGCCGACCACGCCATCACGCTCGACGACGGCGCGAGCGTCACCTACTCCCCCACCGGCCCCGCCGCAGGCGACCCGCTGCCCTGGCTCACCGCCGGCAACCCGGTCAGCGTGGGCGCCAAGGCGACCTTCCACGAGCCCGTGGTGCTCGACTACCGCAACTCCCTGTGGAGCCTGCAGCCCACCGGCCGGGTGAGCGGCGCCGGCACGGACACCGTCTCGTTCTCCGACATGCGCACCCGGAACGCGAAGCCGGCGGCCGTCGGCGGCAAGGTCCGCCTCGCGACGTTCAACGTGGAGAACTACTTCCCGATGACGGGCGCCCGCTACACCGAGAGCGGCCTGGGCACCTGCTCGTACTACGACGACCGGCAGGGAAACCACATCGCGGTGGACGACTGCGGTGCCAGCGGCCCTCGCGGCGCCGCCGACGATGCCAGCTTCCAGCGCCAGCAGCAGAAGATCGTCACCGGCATCAACGACCTCGGAGCCGGCATCGTCTCGCTGGAGGAGGTCGAGAACTCGGTCAGGTTCGGGGAGGACCGCGACGCCGCGCTCGCCGGCCTGGTCGACGCCCTCAACGCCGAGGCGGGCGCCGGCACCTGGGCCTTCGCACCGTCCCCGGCGGCCGCGGACCTGCCGGCGACGGCCGACCAGGACGTCATCCGGACCGCGTTCGTCTACAAGCCGGCCGACGTCGCCCTGGTAGGCCCCTCGCACGTCCTGAACGACCTCTCCGGCCCCGGCCAGGACTTCTCCATCGCCCGCGAACCGCTGGCCCAGGGCTTCAAGGCCACCGGTGCCGCCGACTCCGACGCCTTCCTGGTCGTGGCCAACCACCTGAAGTCGAAGAGCAACGACGCCGCGGGGCTGTACCCCGGCGACAAGGACACCCGCCCCGCCTACGACCAGGGCTGCTACAACGAGATGCGCACGCACCAGGCGCAGGACATGTTCGCGTTCACGCAGGCCCAGGCGAAGGCGCTCGGGACGGACAAGGTGTTCCTCGTGGGCGACTTCAACGCCTACGCCCACGAGGACCCGATGGAGTACCTGTACAGCCAGGGCTACACCGACCTCGGGTCGGCGCACGACCCGAACCACTGGTCCTACTCCTACAACGGCCTCGAAGGCTCCCTGGACCACATCGTGGCCAGCCCGGCCGCGAAGTCCATGGTCACCGGCGCGACGATCTGGCAGATCAACGCGCAGGAGTCGGTCGGCTTCGCCTACAGCCGCTACAACTACAGCGCGACCCCGCTCTTCAACGCCGGCGACCCGTTCGCGGCCTCCGACCACGACCCCGTCGTCGTCGGCCTCGACGCGGGCCCGGCGAAGGCCGCTGCCAGGGTCGACATCAAGGTCACACCGAACAAGGTCGTCGCGCACAGGACCCGAGCGGTCGTGCACGTGACGGTCAGGGCCACCGGCACCACCCCGACCGGCACCGTCACGGTGACCGCCGACGGCCACACCTACCGGGCCCCGCTCGTCCGCGGCACGGCGAACATCAAGCTGCCGGCGTTCCGCGACGCCGGCAGGCACACCGTGACCGTGGACTACTCCGGCGACGCCAAGGTGCTCGCCGGGACGGCTCGCGCGACGGTGACGGTCGCCAGGGGGTACTGGGCCGGGCAGGCACGTTGGCATTGA
- a CDS encoding exopolysaccharide biosynthesis polyprenyl glycosylphosphotransferase — MRHVQASETRTSPARTRPTRAPGPALGAKPRWYLPVALLVDVLVPGISAAVLVRPAAAPLRSWATAALLASVAWPAVRLFRNRYASRALGESRGTLPVLHDWLVLLGVLAIVRVAADLRQPAALCLAALVPPLVATLLTRKLTYRHLMASRREAQAVIRVLVVGEPGAADEVAGQLASRTDHPFVVVGVVAVGQGPQAGGVPMAARLADRALAAPDEDAAAVLAAARARGADLALVASSALLYGERLRRLSWGMHDAGLELALVPGLVDVSVKRLETGSAAGMALLRIAPPLRHGVQPALKHALDRVAAALGMLLLSPLLLAIALAVRLGSPGPVLYRHERIGRGGAPFTMWKFRTMVAGADARKAELAGENEQDGPVFKMRCDPRVTRVGGLLRRTSLDELPQLANVLRGEMSLVGPRPPLAEEVAHYTAVERRRLAVRPGMTGLWQVGGRSDLSWDEAVQLDLSYVDNWSFTSDLDVMTRTVRAVVDGRGAY, encoded by the coding sequence ATGCGGCATGTTCAGGCGTCCGAGACACGCACGTCACCGGCGCGGACCCGCCCAACCCGGGCCCCGGGCCCCGCGCTGGGCGCGAAACCCCGCTGGTACCTCCCCGTCGCCCTGCTCGTCGACGTCCTCGTCCCCGGCATCTCCGCGGCGGTCCTCGTCCGTCCCGCGGCGGCCCCGTTACGCTCCTGGGCGACGGCCGCCCTGCTCGCCTCCGTCGCCTGGCCCGCGGTGCGGCTCTTCAGGAACCGGTACGCGTCGCGCGCACTCGGCGAGTCCCGGGGCACGCTCCCGGTGCTGCACGACTGGCTGGTCCTGCTGGGCGTCCTGGCGATCGTCCGCGTCGCGGCGGATCTGCGCCAGCCGGCGGCGCTCTGCCTGGCCGCCCTCGTACCACCGCTGGTGGCCACCCTCCTCACCCGCAAGCTGACCTACCGGCACCTCATGGCGAGCCGCCGGGAGGCCCAGGCGGTGATCCGGGTGCTGGTCGTCGGCGAGCCCGGTGCCGCCGACGAGGTGGCCGGCCAGCTCGCGAGCCGTACCGACCACCCGTTCGTGGTGGTCGGAGTGGTCGCCGTCGGACAAGGCCCCCAGGCGGGCGGCGTTCCGATGGCCGCCCGCCTGGCCGACCGCGCGCTCGCCGCACCGGACGAGGACGCCGCCGCGGTGCTGGCGGCGGCCCGTGCCCGCGGCGCCGACCTCGCCCTGGTCGCCTCCAGCGCGCTGCTCTACGGAGAGCGGCTGCGCCGGCTGTCCTGGGGGATGCACGACGCGGGGCTCGAACTCGCCCTGGTCCCGGGCCTCGTGGACGTGTCCGTCAAGCGCCTGGAGACCGGCTCTGCGGCCGGCATGGCGCTGCTGCGCATCGCTCCCCCGCTCCGGCACGGCGTCCAGCCCGCGCTCAAGCACGCCCTGGACCGGGTGGCCGCGGCGCTCGGCATGCTGCTGCTCTCGCCGCTGCTTCTGGCCATCGCGCTGGCCGTCCGGCTGGGTTCGCCCGGTCCCGTGCTCTACCGGCACGAGCGGATCGGACGGGGCGGGGCGCCGTTCACCATGTGGAAGTTCCGCACGATGGTCGCCGGCGCGGACGCCCGCAAGGCCGAGCTCGCCGGGGAGAACGAGCAGGACGGCCCGGTGTTCAAGATGCGCTGCGACCCGCGGGTGACCCGGGTCGGGGGGCTGCTGCGGCGTACCTCGCTGGACGAGCTGCCGCAGCTCGCGAACGTGCTGCGCGGGGAGATGTCGCTGGTCGGGCCCCGGCCGCCGCTGGCCGAGGAGGTGGCGCACTACACCGCGGTGGAGCGGCGCAGGCTCGCGGTGCGGCCGGGGATGACGGGCCTGTGGCAGGTCGGGGGCCGTTCCGACCTGTCCTGGGACGAGGCGGTCCAGCTCGACCTGAGTTACGTCGACAACTGGTCCTTCACCAGCGACCTCGACGTCATGACCCGCACCGTCAGGGCCGTCGTCGACGGCCGCGGCGCGTACTGA
- a CDS encoding GDP-L-fucose synthase, with the protein MTASLLPDRARIFVAGHRGLVGSAVARRLTADGHRVLTRTRAELDLRDAARTAEVLRELRPDALVLAAARVGGILANSTHPVQFIEENLQIQLSVIAGAHAAGVRRLLFLGSSCIYPRLAAQPITEDALLGGPLEPTNRAYALAKIAGIVQVQSYRQQYGASYISAMPTNLYGPGDNFDLETSHVLPALIRRFHEARKAGQGEVVLWGSGTPRREFLHVDDLASACALLLRAYDGDDPVNVGCGADLTIRELAETVAEVTGFTGRIAWDTGKPDGTPRKLLDVSRLTALGWSPAVPLRDGIAGTYAAWRGHSAG; encoded by the coding sequence ATGACGGCATCGCTGCTGCCCGACCGGGCCCGCATATTCGTCGCCGGACACCGTGGTCTCGTCGGCTCCGCGGTGGCCCGGCGGTTGACCGCGGACGGCCACCGGGTCCTCACCCGCACCCGTGCCGAACTCGACCTGCGCGACGCGGCGCGCACCGCCGAGGTGCTGCGCGAGCTGCGCCCCGACGCGCTGGTGCTCGCCGCCGCCAGGGTCGGCGGCATCCTCGCGAACAGCACCCACCCGGTGCAGTTCATCGAGGAGAACCTCCAGATCCAGCTGAGCGTGATCGCCGGGGCGCACGCCGCCGGGGTGCGCAGGCTGCTGTTCCTCGGCTCGTCCTGCATCTATCCCAGGCTGGCCGCCCAGCCGATCACGGAGGACGCCCTCCTCGGCGGCCCCCTGGAGCCCACCAACCGCGCCTACGCCCTGGCGAAGATCGCAGGCATCGTCCAGGTCCAGTCGTACCGCCAGCAGTACGGCGCCTCGTACATCTCCGCCATGCCGACCAATCTCTACGGCCCCGGCGACAACTTCGACCTGGAGACCTCGCACGTCCTGCCCGCCCTGATCCGCCGGTTCCACGAGGCGCGTAAGGCCGGCCAGGGCGAGGTGGTGCTGTGGGGCTCGGGCACCCCGCGCCGGGAGTTCCTGCACGTCGACGACCTCGCCTCGGCCTGCGCGCTGCTGCTGCGGGCCTATGACGGCGACGACCCGGTGAACGTCGGCTGCGGCGCGGACCTGACGATCCGCGAGCTCGCAGAGACCGTGGCCGAGGTCACCGGCTTCACCGGCCGGATCGCCTGGGACACCGGCAAGCCCGACGGCACCCCGCGCAAGCTCCTCGACGTATCCCGGCTGACCGCGCTCGGCTGGAGCCCCGCCGTCCCCCTCCGCGACGGCATCGCCGGCACCTACGCCGCCTGGCGCGGGCACTCGGCGGGCTGA
- the gmd gene encoding GDP-mannose 4,6-dehydratase, with translation MSRCALITGVTGQDGSYLAELLISKGYTVHGLLRRSSSFNTERIDHIYQGPQETNRSLVLHHADLTDGVALVNLLRDIRPDEVYNLGAQSHVRVSFDAPIYTGDVTGLGALRLLEAIRASGVHTRIYQASSSEMFGSTPPPQNESTPFHPRSPYAAAKAYAYWATVNYREAYGMFAVNGILFNHESPRRGETFVTRKVTRAVARIKAGLQDRLYLGNLDAVRDWGYAPEYVDAMWRMLQHDEPSDYVVATGVPATVRRFVDTAFAHAGLDAGAHVRYDPRYERPSEVDALIGDASKARDVLGWKPRVLVDELARIMVDADRRQVADELAGAAVRIDR, from the coding sequence ATGAGCAGGTGCGCGCTGATCACCGGGGTCACCGGGCAGGACGGCTCCTACCTGGCGGAGCTGCTGATCTCCAAGGGCTACACGGTGCACGGCCTGCTGCGGCGTTCGTCCAGCTTCAACACCGAGCGCATCGACCACATCTACCAGGGGCCGCAGGAAACGAACCGGTCGCTCGTGCTGCACCACGCCGACCTCACCGACGGGGTGGCGCTCGTGAACCTGCTGCGGGACATACGGCCCGACGAGGTCTACAACCTGGGCGCGCAGTCCCACGTGCGCGTCTCCTTCGACGCCCCGATCTACACCGGTGACGTCACCGGCCTCGGCGCGCTGCGGTTGCTGGAGGCGATCCGGGCGAGCGGGGTGCACACCAGGATCTACCAGGCGTCGTCCTCGGAGATGTTCGGCTCCACTCCCCCGCCGCAGAACGAGTCGACCCCGTTCCACCCGCGCAGCCCGTACGCCGCAGCGAAGGCATACGCCTACTGGGCGACCGTCAACTACCGCGAGGCGTACGGCATGTTCGCGGTGAACGGGATCCTCTTCAACCACGAGTCGCCGCGCCGCGGCGAGACGTTCGTGACCCGCAAGGTGACCCGTGCGGTGGCGCGGATCAAGGCGGGCCTCCAGGACCGGCTGTACCTGGGCAACCTGGACGCCGTACGGGACTGGGGCTATGCGCCGGAGTACGTCGACGCGATGTGGCGGATGCTCCAGCACGACGAGCCGTCCGACTACGTGGTCGCCACCGGGGTGCCGGCCACCGTGCGGCGGTTCGTCGACACCGCGTTCGCCCACGCCGGGCTCGACGCCGGCGCGCACGTCCGCTACGACCCCAGGTACGAGCGGCCCAGCGAGGTGGACGCCCTGATCGGCGACGCCTCCAAGGCCCGCGACGTGCTCGGGTGGAAACCGCGGGTGCTGGTCGACGAGCTCGCGCGGATCATGGTCGACGCCGACAGGCGCCAGGTCGCGGACGAGCTCGCCGGCGCGGCCGTCCGCATCGACCGCTGA
- a CDS encoding LamG-like jellyroll fold domain-containing protein translates to MYRSRGLTAALVLSFAATGLGGVTAPGAAALTPPVGFTADALPTWQTNGIVWALAHAGDTVFAAGTFSQVRPPQGASGEPRDAVNFVALNTVTGVPTSCSLAFTVGTGTATVRALAVSPDQKTLYAGGYFGSVNGTPVSSLAAIDIATCSPKSGFHAGFPATVRSLSVTGDTVYAAGDFSTVDGQPRQRFAAVDAASGDVRPFRADADEPGRAVKVTADGKDVVLGGDFFTVNGADSHALAVVDATTGANVRTYPRGFIDTNSVVKAIDADDTGFYTGNEGNGGGVFDGRIAIDAGTFDQRWRDTCLGATQTVLSYQGVLYSGSHAHDCSSMGEFPQGPRHHLLAESTGDPSLLGWSPNTDDGLGEGVGPRALTVAGTSTTRYMWVGGEFTGVNGGAAQGLTRFATGPDTGTPDVPMAEAESTGPDSVQVRWRASTDLDDGKLTYKVYRNGSSTPVDTVDGSSADWNRPQLSFTDTHVTPGQTYSYRVSATDGAGNTSALSTAATVTVPASAQPYAQAVLADGATLYWRHDEYTTPFAGDSSPSDTAGVYVGGPAMRQAPAAVNGPGTAVGLDGTDQQVYGVPRTTIPGAFSVETWFKTTTTHGGKLIGFGSGTTDTSTYYDKHIYMDDTGALVFGVHSGSSRILATSTRYNDGKWHHVVGTQGSSGMALYVDGKLAGSNTVTGNQSYTGHWHVGGDCLRNWPREPSSWFFDGQIDETAVYSKVLTAAQVKRHHDLASATADTVRTVPVAEDTYVNAGAPGSNYGSSSSLAVRGSSAYLSYLRFDLPSAPSGTVLKSARLAVKTSTQSGAESADTASVVPVTGTWSESTATYTARPALGDQPIGTLSGTSQASAIYAAPLDTTALSAALGHSYSVALTGSGSDALWLWSGEATAAEGTPQLVLTFGAP, encoded by the coding sequence ATGTACAGATCCAGGGGACTCACGGCTGCCCTCGTCCTCTCCTTCGCCGCCACCGGACTCGGTGGGGTCACGGCGCCCGGGGCGGCGGCCCTCACCCCGCCGGTGGGGTTCACCGCCGACGCCCTGCCCACCTGGCAGACCAACGGCATCGTGTGGGCGCTGGCACACGCCGGCGACACCGTCTTCGCGGCGGGAACCTTCTCCCAGGTCCGCCCGCCCCAGGGTGCCTCCGGCGAGCCCCGTGACGCGGTGAACTTCGTGGCGCTGAACACCGTCACGGGCGTGCCCACGTCGTGCAGCCTCGCGTTCACGGTGGGCACCGGCACGGCGACCGTGCGGGCCCTGGCGGTCTCCCCGGACCAGAAGACGCTGTACGCGGGCGGGTACTTCGGCTCCGTGAACGGCACCCCGGTGAGCAGCCTCGCCGCGATCGACATCGCCACCTGCAGCCCGAAGTCCGGCTTCCACGCAGGCTTCCCGGCCACCGTGCGGTCGCTGTCGGTCACCGGCGACACGGTGTACGCGGCCGGCGACTTCAGCACCGTCGACGGGCAGCCGCGGCAGCGGTTCGCCGCGGTGGACGCCGCGAGCGGTGACGTGCGGCCGTTCCGCGCGGACGCCGACGAGCCCGGGCGCGCGGTCAAGGTGACCGCGGACGGCAAGGACGTCGTGCTCGGCGGCGACTTCTTCACCGTGAACGGCGCCGACTCGCACGCGCTCGCCGTCGTGGACGCCACCACCGGCGCCAACGTCAGGACGTACCCGCGGGGCTTCATCGACACCAACTCCGTGGTGAAGGCCATCGACGCCGACGACACGGGGTTCTACACCGGCAACGAGGGCAACGGCGGCGGTGTCTTCGACGGGCGCATCGCCATCGACGCCGGGACCTTCGACCAGCGCTGGCGGGACACCTGCCTGGGCGCCACCCAGACGGTGCTGTCGTACCAGGGGGTCCTCTACAGCGGCTCGCACGCGCACGACTGCTCCAGCATGGGCGAGTTCCCGCAGGGGCCCCGGCACCACCTGCTGGCCGAGTCCACCGGCGACCCGAGCCTGCTGGGCTGGTCCCCGAACACCGACGACGGCCTCGGCGAGGGCGTCGGGCCGCGCGCGCTGACCGTCGCCGGCACCAGCACCACCCGCTACATGTGGGTGGGCGGCGAGTTCACCGGCGTCAACGGCGGCGCAGCCCAGGGCCTGACCCGCTTCGCCACCGGTCCCGACACCGGCACACCGGACGTGCCGATGGCTGAAGCGGAGAGCACCGGGCCGGACTCCGTCCAGGTCCGCTGGCGCGCCAGCACCGACCTGGACGACGGCAAGCTCACCTACAAGGTGTACCGGAACGGCTCCTCGACACCCGTCGACACCGTCGACGGCAGCTCCGCCGACTGGAACCGCCCGCAGCTCTCCTTCACCGACACACACGTCACCCCGGGCCAGACGTACAGCTACCGGGTCTCCGCCACCGACGGCGCCGGCAACACCAGCGCCCTGTCCACCGCGGCCACGGTGACGGTGCCGGCGTCGGCGCAGCCCTACGCGCAGGCGGTGCTGGCCGACGGCGCCACGCTCTACTGGCGCCACGACGAGTACACCACTCCCTTCGCCGGAGACTCGTCGCCGTCGGACACCGCCGGCGTGTACGTGGGCGGGCCCGCGATGCGGCAGGCCCCCGCCGCGGTGAACGGCCCCGGCACCGCGGTCGGCCTCGACGGCACCGACCAGCAGGTCTACGGCGTGCCGCGCACCACCATCCCGGGCGCCTTCTCGGTGGAGACCTGGTTCAAGACCACGACGACACACGGCGGCAAGCTCATCGGGTTCGGCAGCGGCACCACCGACACGAGCACCTACTACGACAAGCACATCTACATGGACGACACCGGAGCGCTGGTCTTCGGTGTCCACTCCGGCTCCTCGCGCATCCTGGCCACCTCGACCCGCTACAACGACGGCAAGTGGCACCACGTCGTCGGCACCCAGGGTTCCTCGGGCATGGCACTCTACGTGGACGGGAAGCTCGCCGGCAGCAACACCGTGACCGGCAACCAGAGCTACACCGGCCACTGGCACGTCGGCGGGGACTGCCTGCGGAACTGGCCGCGCGAGCCGTCGAGCTGGTTCTTCGACGGGCAGATCGACGAGACCGCCGTCTACTCCAAGGTGCTCACGGCGGCCCAGGTCAAGCGGCACCACGACCTGGCATCCGCCACGGCCGACACCGTCCGCACGGTCCCGGTGGCCGAGGACACCTACGTCAACGCCGGCGCGCCCGGCAGCAACTACGGCTCGTCCAGCTCGCTGGCGGTGCGCGGCAGCTCCGCCTACCTGTCGTACCTCCGCTTCGACCTGCCGTCCGCGCCGTCCGGCACGGTGCTCAAGAGTGCCCGGCTGGCGGTGAAGACGAGCACCCAGTCGGGGGCGGAGTCGGCGGACACCGCCTCGGTGGTGCCGGTCACCGGGACGTGGAGCGAGTCCACGGCGACGTACACCGCCCGTCCCGCGCTCGGTGACCAGCCGATCGGGACGCTGAGCGGTACCTCTCAGGCGTCCGCCATCTACGCGGCGCCCCTGGACACCACGGCGCTGTCCGCGGCGCTGGGCCACTCCTACAGCGTCGCGCTGACGGGCAGCGGCTCGGACGCGCTCTGGCTCTGGTCGGGTGAGGCCACCGCCGCGGAGGGCACGCCGCAGCTGGTGCTCACCTTCGGGGCACCCTGA